A window of Neosynechococcus sphagnicola sy1 genomic DNA:
CTGGGCTTGTTCAATTCTAGGGGCGTGACCTGCCGGGGTGAGGTATCCTTCAGTGACGGCTTGCCATTGCTGAAGGAGTTCAATTTCCGAGAGCGGTTGCCCAGCCTCATTGAGAAATAGAGCGGTTTGATTGTCCTTACGGCTTTTGAGCCAGCGAGTGAGGGGATTGTTTGTGGAGGAACCATAGCGCTTGCCTAAAATCCATTGATTGACGGGAACTTGGCGAATGGCTCCTGGGGTAATCTGTAAAATTTGCTGGTGAGTATTGCTAATAAGGTGAGTTCGTTCCAGTTGGATCAGTTCCTGAGAACTGAGTCCGGCAGCAAACAGGAGGTACACCCCGGCATATTCTTGCAACCCTAGTTTTTTAGACTGTTGCAGGAGGGTGTGAACTAAGTGGGCGGGTAAGTCAGCAACTTTTTCGGGAGCAATGTTGGCCGCCCTTAACTTGGGTCTATCGAGATCCGCAGGTTCTCCACCAGCGTCTGAATTCTGAGACACTGCCCCGTGCAAAAACAGCGTTACTAGATGCTCTAAAAAATCATCCCGATCTTGCCATAGTTCATGGAATTCGCTGGTAAATTCAATCACGGCATACCCGAGTAGCATGCCATTCAGCAAACTGGCTAACTTTTCAGCTGCGAGATGGGTGTGCAGTTGGCCTCGCTGCATCACGGTCGCAAAATATTCGGCAACATAGCGATTAGCTTGGGTGAAGCCCCGACCCAGGGCTTCGCGATTCTCAGAGGGATACTGTCCGGCCTCGCCGACAACGGAGCGCACCACCTCTGGAACCGCCTCTAATGCTTGTAAGCAAGCGGTTGCATAGTCCTTGAGCGCTTGATAAACACTGCTGGTCTGGCTAGTCTGCTGAATCAGCGTTTGCCCCAACTGGGTAAATACAGCCGCTTCTTCAATCACGGCTAGGAGCAGGCCATGCTTATTACCGAAGTGGCGAAATAGGGTGACTTCATTGACATCTGCCAATTCTGCAATCTGCTTGGTTGTGGTTTCTGTTACCCCCTGAGACGCAAATAACTCCAGCGCTGCTTGAATCAATCGCTGGCGAGTGGGATGTCGTTGAGCCGTCATAGATAAAATGCAAGTGTCACTTGCAGAAAAAAGAAATCGTTGTTAAGCTACAAAATGTAAGTGCTACTTGCATTCCCTGTTCTTACTGTAGCTGCTTTCTTCGCTGGTGCAAGGTTGAGTCCGTCTACAGAGGGCCGAGGGAACTATAACGGATCAGGCAATTTGATCTCTGACATCTCAATCAAGGATAGTTATGACCTCCAATTCAATTCAAACGGCTCCCAAGGAAGCGTCACTCCAGCTGAGCTGGACCAATGTGGTGTTCTTCGGCTCAATGCATGCGATCGCGATGTTGGCTCCCTGGTTTTTTTCCTGGTCAGCCTTGGGCGTGACGATATTTCTGCACTGGTTGTTCGGCAGCATTGGTATTTGCTTGGGGTATCATCGCTTGTTAACCCACCGGAGTTTGCAGGTACCGAAGGTTTTAGAGTATGTGATTGCTGTGATTGGGGCTTTAGCTTTGCAAGGTGGCCCGATCTTTTGGGTCGCTGGACACCGTCTGCATCATCTGCACACCGAAGATATTGACAAAGATCCCTACTCAGCTCGCCGAGGTTTTTGGTGGAGTCATATGCTGTGGTTGTTCTACCCCCAGGGGGATTTTTTTGAGTACGAAGCTTATAAGCAATTTGCCCCGGATTTAGCCAAAGACCCCTTCTATCGCTGGCTCAATCGTTATTTTCTATTGCTACAGCTTCCCCTGGGAGTTGGCCTATTTGTTATTGGCGGTTGGTCATTTGTTATCTATGGCGTGTTCTTAAGGGCTGTTTTGCTCTGGCATAGTACGTGGTTGATCAACTCTGCAACTCATCTAAGAGGGTACCGAACCTTTTACACGAATGATAATTCTCGAAATCTTTGGTGGGCAGCAATTCTGACCTATGGGGAAGGCTGGCATAATAACCACCATGCTCACCCTAATGTGGCAAAAGCTGGCTGGAAATGGTGGGAAATAGATATGACGTGGTGGTCAATTCAACTTCTAAGAAGCTTAGGGATAGCCCAAAAAGTTGTGCTACCGCCCGTGATCGAAAATACTTAAAAACTAGCTGCGATCGCCGTTAGGTATGCGATGAAAATCCCATCATTTTTCAAGTAAGTGAAGCTTAATAAGTTCAGTACTTAGGCAATACCATAAGTGTTGAATGATACCAAACATAAGCCTAGCCTGCTGCTTGTTCGGCCTCAGGTCGAACAAGCAGATTTCCAAGAACCATACTGACCGATACGAATAGTAGTTGCAATTTTTCCGAAAGAGTTCACTCAAAAACTTGAGTGAACTCTTTCGCATTAACTCCAGATGAACCAAGCACAGAGACGCTATTTACTTAGATGCATTGAGTTTGCTAGCCATATCCAAGAAAGATGTCATATTGGCACCAGGGCTGCGACGCCCCCCATTTGAACTCTCGATCGGGTTCAAGTAGGTGGGGGCAAATGATACCGTCGGTGCAGGGAGGTTAAGGGTCTTGGCAGTTGCTGCCAAGGGTGCTGCTGCGGCTGGGGGTTTAGCAACAGGAGCAGCCGATGGCATCTCAACGGGCGCAGGTTTGACAACTTTTTCCACCTTTTGACTGGAATCCTGGTCGACGGACTTCGCCGAAGACGGAGAACTCCCTTGATACTCCATGAAGTACTTGGATTTGGGTTTAAATAAGCCGCTGAGAAATGCAAAAATTCCACCAACGAGATTCTTAAGTAGCCGAATCATAGGAGGCACCGTTTAAGTTACAAGAATTGTTAAGGACAAAAGCTAAGATTTATTATGAAAGCTAATTCTAGGTATCAGCGCAAGTTCTTTATATTTGTTTACAGTAATTTATAATTCTGCCTGAAAATCTCATCTTCAGGTGTTTGCCCCCGTCTCTCATTGAACTTAGGACAGCCATCAACAACCCCTGAAGGCTAAAAGAGCCGCACCATAGGCGGCATCTCCAGATGCCGCCTGCCTGAAGGTCACGCCCAATTGTCGAGCCCGAATCTGAGACCAAGCAGTATTGGCAGCCCCTCCTCCGGCTGTGTAGATACAGGATAGAGGCGTTGCACCCAACGCTTGTAGCTGGGCATAACCCTCGGCCTCGATGCGCGCCATGCTTTCAAGTAAGCCATGGAGAAATGTCACGGCATTGCTGGGGCGCGGCTGAAGCCGTGGCTGGAGTTGGGGATCATTGATGGGGAAGCGTTCTCCTGGCTTGAGCAAGGGGTAGTAATTGAGGGCACTCTCCTGATGGGTGGGAATCTGCTGGCTGAGGTATTGGAGTTGTTCAACGGTAAAGAACTGTTGTAGGACTGCGCCCCCTGTGTTGGAAGCCCCCCCCACCAGCCAGCGATCGCCCAGACGATGGCTGTAAATCCCAAAGTGGGCGTTTTCTACGGGGATATGACTCAACAGCTTCAGCACCAGGGTAGATCCCAGGGATGTGACTGCATCCCCAGGCACCTGTGCCCCACTGGCTAAAAAGGCGGCAATGCTATCGGTGGTGCCTGCACACACCTGGCAGTCAGGGGGTAAGCCCAGCTCCTCACCCACGGATGGCAAGATGGGGGCGATCGCTTCTCCAGGGACTCGAACCGAAGGCAATAAATCAGCGATCGCCAAGCGGGTCAACCAGTCGGGATAGCAGAAATGAACGACATCGTAACCCAGCTTTAAACTATTGTGATAGTCACTGACCCCCAGTTGACCATGGAGCAAATAGGCCAGCCAGTCCGCTTGATGCAAGAGATAGCGAGCCGCTGAAAAATGTGACTGCTGCTGCCACCACAGGAGTTTAGCCAGACTGGAGGTGGCACTCAAAACAGGATGATCGGGGGGAGCAATCCTCTGGAGGGTCGGGAGAACAGCCTGCCCTCGATCATCGTTATAGAGTAAGGGCTGATCCAGAGGATTCCCAGCGCGATCGCACAGCAACACCGTGGAAGAGGTACCATCAATGGCGATCCCACGAATCTGGTTGCGAAGTTCTGTCGGAAAGTCTCTGATTAAGCTAAAAAGGGCGATGCGCCAAGTGGCAGTTCTATCACGATTGTTGCCGAAGGTGTATCGGGTTTCAGCCAACTGCTGCTCGTGGGCATCCATGACCACAGCTCTGGCTCCCGAGGTGCCAAAGTCAATGCCTAGATAAAAAGCAGGGTCAATGATCATGGGGGTTAGTATAGGCGAACCCAAAGAGTCCAATCGTTGCTGCTCATTACTGAACTCCAGGCTTACCGAACAAGACCAATCGCCCCCTCCACCTTGGCATTTTGCAAGACGGCTCCCTGAAAGCTGGTGCCTAACAAAACTGCATTTCGCAAGTCAGCACCACTGAGGTTGGCTCCCTGGAAATTTGCCCCCCGCAGATCAGCGCTAACTAGAATCGATTCCTGTAACTGGGCATTGTTGAAGGTAGCCTCAACGGCGGCTACCCCTCTCAGATCAGCCTGTTGGAGCTGGGTATTACTCAGATTGGCGCGGTGCATTTGGGCACGACGGAGATAGGTTTTACTGAGGTCAGCACCCATGAGATTCGCCTCCTCCAGGTTGGTGCCGTACAGGTAGCTATTGTTCAATTTGGCATTACTCAGATTGGCCTTGGTGAGCACTGCTAGGGTAAGATTCACTGCACGCAGATCTGTAGCCATCAGATTTGCGCCTGTGAGGTTACTGTTGTTCAAATTTGCCCCCCGCAAATTCAGGCCACTGAGATCCGTATTACTAAGGTTGGTACGACTTAACTCCGTTGCCGCCAGCACAGCCCCCCGAAGATTTGCGCCTTGTAAATCACAACGACTGAAGTTAGTGTCACTCAAGAACAAACCTTGGAGATTCGCTTGGGCAAGATTAGCATTTTCTAGAATGGTGCGGAGCAGGTTCACCCCTGCCAAATTTGCCCCTCTCAAATTCGCCCCTCTCAGGTTACTGGCGGTCAAGTTCCCTCCCTTAAGGTTGACCCGACGGAAGTTGGTCGCCACTGCGGAGACCTGACTGAGGTTGACGTTGAGCAGATTCGCTCCTGTTAAATTGGCACCATCCATCTGGGCATGGCTGAGGTTGCCCTCCTTTTAAATTCACCTGTTGCAGATTGGCACGTTTTTAAGTTGGCAGATGGTAATTGCGCCTGCTGGAGATTGGCGGTCATGAGGTTGGCTTGACTGAGGTTACTCCCGCTGAGGTCTGCCCCTGCTAGGTTGGCATTTAACAGTCGAGCACTGGTCAGGGATGCACCACTCAAGTGAGCCTGTTGCAGATCGGCAGCTTCCAGATTTGCGCCTTCTAAATCCGCCCCTGCCAAATTGGCACCTTGTAGGGCTGCCTCTCGCAGATCACAGCCCCGACAGTGTTTGGTTGCCAACAGTTGCTGCACTTGTTCAGGCTTGGCAGCCCAAGCTGGGGTTGACAGGCAAATGAGGCTCAATAGCCCTACGACAGACCATTGTAGAGGGGTTCCAACTAGGGGAGTGGGCATGCTTATATACCTTCGTTGTCTTCTGGATTTTAACGCTGCCCTGTCGCCAGCGCATAATCGAAGCAGTGCTCAATTGAATGAACGATAGGAATGACAATCCCAGTAATTGAATGGCAAGTCACGGATGCCAGCGATCGCCTAGATCGATATCTCGCCGATTGTTTACCGGATATATCGCGATCGCACCTCCAGCGGTTAATTGAACAGGGGCAGGTATGGGTCAATGGTCAGGTGTGTACCTCGAAAAAGGTAGGGATTCAAGCGGGGGATCGGCTACAGGTCGCCATTCCCGAACCCCAACCCTTGAGTCTAGAGCCAGAGGCTATCCCCCTAGAGATTCTTTACGAAGATGACGCCCTGCTGATTGTCAACAAACCCGCTGGCTTAGTAGTGCATCCAGCACCGGGTCATGCCAGTGGTACCCTTGTCAATGCTCTGTTAGCCCATTGTCCCCACCTACCCGGCATTGGCGGCGTACAACGCCCTGGAATTGTCCATCGCTTGGACAAAGATACTAGCGGTGCGATCGCGATCGCCAAAACCGATCAAGCCCATCATCATCTTCAGGCTCAACTGAAAGCAAAAACAGCTCGACGGGAGTATTTGGGGGTTGTCTATGGTGTTCCGGCAACCAACAGCGGCAGCTTAGATTTTCCCATTGGTCGTCATCCTATTGACCGCAAGAAAATGGCCGTGGTGCCAGAATCCGCAGGCGGGCGACGGGCCATCACCCACTGGCGCATCGAAGAACGCCTAGGGAACTATACTCTGATGCACTTTCAACTAGAGACCGGGCGTACCCATCAAATTCGAGTCCACAGCGCCAAAATGGGGCATCCGATCGTGGGGGACTCGGTTTACAGTTCTGGTCGCTTCGTCGGTGTTAACTTACCCGGTCAGGCCTTACATGCTTGGAAATTG
This region includes:
- a CDS encoding TetR/AcrR family transcriptional regulator — encoded protein: MTAQRHPTRQRLIQAALELFASQGVTETTTKQIAELADVNEVTLFRHFGNKHGLLLAVIEEAAVFTQLGQTLIQQTSQTSSVYQALKDYATACLQALEAVPEVVRSVVGEAGQYPSENREALGRGFTQANRYVAEYFATVMQRGQLHTHLAAEKLASLLNGMLLGYAVIEFTSEFHELWQDRDDFLEHLVTLFLHGAVSQNSDAGGEPADLDRPKLRAANIAPEKVADLPAHLVHTLLQQSKKLGLQEYAGVYLLFAAGLSSQELIQLERTHLISNTHQQILQITPGAIRQVPVNQWILGKRYGSSTNNPLTRWLKSRKDNQTALFLNEAGQPLSEIELLQQWQAVTEGYLTPAGHAPRIEQAQQTWCVEMLMRGIALEDLCILSGWDAKQLQPYASRAREKIALEQALRLDQKN
- a CDS encoding acyl-CoA desaturase, encoding MTSNSIQTAPKEASLQLSWTNVVFFGSMHAIAMLAPWFFSWSALGVTIFLHWLFGSIGICLGYHRLLTHRSLQVPKVLEYVIAVIGALALQGGPIFWVAGHRLHHLHTEDIDKDPYSARRGFWWSHMLWLFYPQGDFFEYEAYKQFAPDLAKDPFYRWLNRYFLLLQLPLGVGLFVIGGWSFVIYGVFLRAVLLWHSTWLINSATHLRGYRTFYTNDNSRNLWWAAILTYGEGWHNNHHAHPNVAKAGWKWWEIDMTWWSIQLLRSLGIAQKVVLPPVIENT
- a CDS encoding FGGY-family carbohydrate kinase, producing the protein MIIDPAFYLGIDFGTSGARAVVMDAHEQQLAETRYTFGNNRDRTATWRIALFSLIRDFPTELRNQIRGIAIDGTSSTVLLCDRAGNPLDQPLLYNDDRGQAVLPTLQRIAPPDHPVLSATSSLAKLLWWQQQSHFSAARYLLHQADWLAYLLHGQLGVSDYHNSLKLGYDVVHFCYPDWLTRLAIADLLPSVRVPGEAIAPILPSVGEELGLPPDCQVCAGTTDSIAAFLASGAQVPGDAVTSLGSTLVLKLLSHIPVENAHFGIYSHRLGDRWLVGGASNTGGAVLQQFFTVEQLQYLSQQIPTHQESALNYYPLLKPGERFPINDPQLQPRLQPRPSNAVTFLHGLLESMARIEAEGYAQLQALGATPLSCIYTAGGGAANTAWSQIRARQLGVTFRQAASGDAAYGAALLAFRGC
- a CDS encoding pentapeptide repeat-containing protein is translated as MDGANLTGANLLNVNLSQVSAVATNFRRVNLKGGNLTASNLRGANLRGANLAGVNLLRTILENANLAQANLQGLFLSDTNFSRCDLQGANLRGAVLAATELSRTNLSNTDLSGLNLRGANLNNSNLTGANLMATDLRAVNLTLAVLTKANLSNAKLNNSYLYGTNLEEANLMGADLSKTYLRRAQMHRANLSNTQLQQADLRGVAAVEATFNNAQLQESILVSADLRGANFQGANLSGADLRNAVLLGTSFQGAVLQNAKVEGAIGLVR
- a CDS encoding pentapeptide repeat-containing protein: MPTPLVGTPLQWSVVGLLSLICLSTPAWAAKPEQVQQLLATKHCRGCDLREAALQGANLAGADLEGANLEAADLQQAHLSGASLTSARLLNANLAGADLSGSNLSQANLMTANLQQAQLPSANLKTCQSATGEFKRRATSAMPRWMVPI
- a CDS encoding RluA family pseudouridine synthase — protein: MTIPVIEWQVTDASDRLDRYLADCLPDISRSHLQRLIEQGQVWVNGQVCTSKKVGIQAGDRLQVAIPEPQPLSLEPEAIPLEILYEDDALLIVNKPAGLVVHPAPGHASGTLVNALLAHCPHLPGIGGVQRPGIVHRLDKDTSGAIAIAKTDQAHHHLQAQLKAKTARREYLGVVYGVPATNSGSLDFPIGRHPIDRKKMAVVPESAGGRRAITHWRIEERLGNYTLMHFQLETGRTHQIRVHSAKMGHPIVGDSVYSSGRFVGVNLPGQALHAWKLQLQHPQSGHWISAIAPPPESFTTLLTILRRRITV